Proteins co-encoded in one Nematostella vectensis chromosome 15, jaNemVect1.1, whole genome shotgun sequence genomic window:
- the LOC5500983 gene encoding tripartite motif-containing protein 45, with the protein MADSETTPINVSDVTCSLCLEQYQDPRVLACLHTYCRHCLESLVEHSKECTVSCPQCREKIEISVEEVKSLKVDFMLIDLIEKMSVDQENKGDISITCETCQSDVATGRCDDCCEFMCEFCITCHRRLLRTKQHKIKGIKEVKGTLSCKSHYCPHHRVEKLTLFCDTCDELICRDCVIKAHQTHKYDFTSNIIDREKELIKDKIEEVKSKQVDLSQVQANVLSEKARIEAQRKSLTSEIDEFIDAKVSLLEEMRSNLKDEVFSDYEKRNKQLDSQENHLSIFNSNCNSCVKFAERVCQAGPGNEVEVLSLKREVLSRLSDLANTTIQDVLFERMLNTLKVDEYFWKSVTEKASLKSEVIVDPKQCVVTMGKDSEPGIIYSTFAQQLIPFSVAVNDSKKKCYCAQVSVEAYVRKTSPKQDKVTPLIVEKPQYYCFPNYEFKYMPPDDGDYELSVKVNGENVRGSPFKWSVRPESDLVKMFEKPSKSLLLLKKEHVAWRVKLLRASSDSELGVDHKSSEGRQIWGQSWMEKLMANEPNYFIYYKGYEWKDGDVFGVYLSRDGQNARMIINNERTERRNIFSGINFPVCLYTHGEWYPQFGK; encoded by the exons atggctgattctgagaCCACTCCTATTAATGTCAGTGATGTCACATGCTCTCTTTGCCTGGAGCAGTACCAAGACCCGCGAGTTCTAGCCTGCCTGCACACTTATTGTCGGCACTGTCTGGAGAGTCTGGTAGAGCACAGCAAGGAATGCACAGTGTCTTGCCCCCAGTGCCGGGAAAAAATAGAG ATAAGTGTTGAAGAGGTAAAAAGTCTAAAAGTGGATTTCATGCTAATTGATTTGATTGAAAAGATGTCGGTGGATCAAGAAAATAAAGGCGACATCTCTATCACTTGTGAAACCTGCCAAAGTGATGTTGCTACTGGGAGATGCGATGATTGCTGCGAGTTCATGTGTGAGTTCTGCATCACATGTCACAGACGACTTCTGCGAACAAAGCAGCATAAGATAAAAGGTATTAAAGAAGTTAAAGGCACTTTAAGTTGCAAGTCGCACTATTGCCCACACCACAGAGTAGAAAAGCTCACCCTGTTTTGTGACACTTGTGACGAACTGATTTGCCGAGATTGTGTAATCAAAGCCCACCAAACTCACAAATATGACTTCACAAGCAACATCATTGATCGAGAGAAAGAATTAATCAAGGACAAAATTGAAGAAGTAAAATCCAAGCAAGTGGATTTATCCCAAGTACAGGCTAATGTCTTGAGTGAGAAGGCTCGAATAGAAGCACAAAGAAAGTCGTTGACGTCAGAAATTGATGAATTTATAGATGCCAAAGTCAGCCTTTTGGAAGAGATGCGCTCAAATCTAAAAGATGAGGTCTTTTCTGATTATGAGAAGAGAAATAAGCAACTTGATTCTCAGGAAAATCACCTCTCTATTTTCAACTCAAACTGCAATAGCTGTGTGAAGTTCGCAGAGCGTGTTTGTCAGGCAGGTCCAGGAAACGAAGTTGAGGTGTTATCATTGAAAAGGGAGGTCCTGTCACGACTATCAGATCTTGCAAATACCACCATCCAAGATGTGCTATTTGAAAGAATGCTCAATACCTTAAAGGTAGACGAGTATTTCTGGAAATCTGTGACCGAGAAAGCTTCTTTAAAAAGTGAGGTAATCGTTGACCCCAAGCAGTGCGTCGTTACCATGGGAAAAGATTCAGAGCCTGGGATTATTTATTCCACGTTTGCACAGCAGCTCATACCATTTTCCGTTGCTGTTAACGACAGCAAGAAGAAATGTTATTGTGCACAAGTGAGTGTCGAAGCTTATGTTCGAAAGACATCGCCCAAGCAAGATAAAGTGACCCCGTTGATTGTTGAAAAACCGCAATATTATTGTTTTCCGAATTATGAATTCAAGTACATGCCTCCTGATGACGGTGATTATGAATTGTCAGTTAAAGTAAATGGTGAGAATGTCAGAGGCAGTCCATTCAAATGGAGCGTGCGACCAGAGAGTGATCTGGTCAAAATGTTTGAGAAGCCTTCCAAATCTCTCTTACTGTTAAAGAAGGAACATGTCGCTTGGAGAGTCAAATTGCTTCGAGCAAGTTCTGATTCTGAGCTTGGAGTAGATCATAAATCAAGTGAGGGTCGGCAGATTTGGGGTCAGTCTTGGATGGAAAAATTAATGGCTAATGAGCCaaattatttcatttattataAAGGTTATGAATGGAAGGATGGTGACGTGTTTGGTGTCTATCTAAGCAGGGATGGGCAGAACGCAAGAATGATCATTAATAATGAGCGCACAGAACGGAGGAATATATTCAGTGGAATCAACTTTCCCGTTTGCTTATATACCCATGGTGAGTGGTATCCACAGTTCGGGAAATAG